Proteins from a single region of Nomascus leucogenys isolate Asia chromosome 2, Asia_NLE_v1, whole genome shotgun sequence:
- the TAF1C gene encoding TATA box-binding protein-associated factor RNA polymerase I subunit C isoform X2 has translation MLPPLIDPWDPGLTARDLLFRGGYRYRRRPRVVLDVTEQISRFLWDHGDVAFAPLGKLMLENFKLEGAGSRTKKKTVVCVKKLLQDLGGHQPWGCPWAYLSNRQRRFSILGGPILGTSVASHLAELLHEELVLRWEQLLLDEACTGGALAWVPGRTPQFGQLVYPAGGALDRLHFQEVVLTPGDNPQFLGNPGRIQLQGPVRQVVTCTVQGETLLAVRSDYHCAVWKFGKQWQPTLLQAMQVEKGATGISLSPHLPGELAICSRSGAVCLWSPEDGLQQIYKDPETLVFRDSSSWRWADFTAHPRVLTVGDRTGVKMLDTQGPPGCGLLLFRLGAEASCQKGERVLLTQYLGHSSPKCLPPTLHLVCTQFSLYLVDERLPLVPMLKWNHGLPSPLLLAQPLPPPRPSCVQPLLLGGQGGQLQLLHLAGEGASVPRLAGPPQSLPSRTDSLPAFPLLEPKIQWRLQERLKAPTIGLAAVVPPVPSAPTPGLVLFQLSAAGDVFYQQLRPQVDSSLRRDAGPPGDTQPDCHAPTASWTSQDTAGCSQWLKALLKVPLAPPVWTAPTFTHRQLLGITELRREEEEGQRLGVLRRAMAQGRLLLQRDLGSLPSAEPPPAPESGPEDKLSERLGEAWAGRGAAWWERQQGRTSGPGRQSRRPKRRTQLSSTFSLSGHVDPSEDTSPPHSPEWPPADALPLSPVTPPSQELTPNVCVQGIPSERRQMLRDYMAKLPPQRDTPGCAATPPSSQASSVRATRSQQHTPVLSGSQPLRKKPRMGF, from the exons ATGCTGCCTCCCCTCATCG ATCCCTGGGACCCTGGCCTGACTGCCCGGGACCTGCTTTTCCGCGGAGGGTACCGGTATCGGAGGCGGCCCCGAGTCGTGCTGGATGTTACTGAGCAG ATCAGCCGGTTCCTCTGGGATCATGGAGACGTGGCCTTTGCACCCCTGGGGAAGCTGATGCTGGAGAATTTCAAGCTGGAGGGAGCAGGG AGCCGCACTAAGAAGAAGACAGTGGTCTGTGTGAAGAAGCTGCTCCAGGACCTCGGTGGACACCAGCCCTGGGG GTGTCCCTGGGCTTACCTCAGCAACCGACAGCGCCGCTTCTCTATCCTCGGGGGCCCCATCCTGGGCACATCAGTGGCGAGCCACTTGGCAGAGCTGCTGCACGAGGAGCTGGTGCTGCGGTGGGAGCAGCTGCTTCTGGATGAGGCCTGCACTGGGGGCGCGCTGGCTTGGGTGCCTGGAAGGACACCCCAGTTCGGGCAGCTGGTCTACCCTGCTGGAGGCGCCCTGGACAGGCTGC ATTTCCAAGAGGTCGTTCTGACCCCAGGTGACAATCCCCAATTCCTTGGGAACCCTGGACGCATCCAGCTCCAGGGACCTGTCCGGCAGGTGGTGACATGCACCGTCCAGGGAGAAA CTCTGCTGGCCGTCCGGTCTGACTACCACTGTGCCGTGTGGAAGTTTGGTAAACAGTGGCAGCCAACCCTTCTGCAGGCAATGCAGGTGGAGAAAGGGGCCACAGGGATCAGCCTCAG CCCTCATCTGCCCGGGGAGCTCGCCATCTGCAGCCGCTCAGGAGCTGTCTGCCTGTGGAGCCCCGAGGACGG GCTGCAGCAAATCTACAAGGACCCTGAGACCCTTGTGTTCCGGGACTCCTCTTCCTGGCGTTGGGCAGACTTCACTGCCCACCCTCGGGTGCTGACTGTGGGTGACCGCACTGGAGTGAAGATGCTTGACACTCAG GGCCCGCCGGGCTGTGGTCTGTTGCTTTTTCGTTTGGGGGCAGAGGCTTCGTGCCAGAAAGGGGAACGTGTCCTGCTCACCCAGTACCTGGGGCACTCCAGCCCCAAATGCCTCCCCCCTACTCTCCATCTCGTCTGTACGCAG TTCTCTCTCTACCTAGTGGACGAGCGCCTTCCCCTGGTACCGATGCTGAAGTGGAACCATGGCCTCCCCTCCCCGCTCCTGCTGGCCCAACCGCTGCCTCCGCCCCGGCCCAGCTGCGTGCAGCCCCTGCTCCtcggaggccagggtgggcagctgcagctgttgCACCTGGCAG GAGAAGGGGCGTCAGTGCCCCGCCTGGCAGGCCCCCCCCAGTCTCTTCCTTCCAGGACCGACTCCCTCCCTGCATTTCCTCTGCTGGAGCCTAAGATCCAGTGGCGGCTGCAGGAGCGCCTGAAAGCACCGACCATAG GTCTGGCTGCCGTCGTCCCGCCCGTGCCCTCGGCGCCCACACCAGGCCTGGTGCTCTTCCAGCTCTCAGCGGCGGGAGATGTCTTCTACCAGCAGCTCCGCCCCCAGGTGGACTCCAGCCTCCGCAGAGATGCCGGGCCTCCCGGCGACACCCAACCTGACTGCCATGCCCCCACAGCTTCCTGGACCTCCCAGGACACTGCCGGCTGCAGCCAGTGGCTGAAGGCCCTGCTCAAAGTGCCCCTGGCTCCTCCTGTGTGGACGGCACCCACCTTCACCCACCGCCAGCTGCTGGGCATTACGGAGCTgcggagggaggaagaggaagggcagCGGCTGGGTGTGCTCCGCAGGGCCATGGCCCAAGGGCGGCTCCTGCTGCAGAGAGACCTGGGCTCCCTCCCTTCGGCAGAGCCACCCCCTGCACCCGAGTCAGGCCCAGAGGACAAGCTCAGTGAGCGCCTGGGGGAAGCCTGGGCAGGCCGAGGGGCTGCCTGGTGGGAGAGGCAGCAGGGCAGGACCTCAGGgcccgggagacagagcaggCGGCCCAAGCGCCGGACCCAGCTGTCCAGCACCTTTTCGCTCAGTGGCCATGTGGACCCCTCAGAGGACACCAGCCCCCCTCACAGCCCTGAGTGGCCACCTGCTGATGCTCTGCCCCTTTCCCCTGTGACCCCGCCCTCCCAGGAGTTGACTCCGAATGTGTGTGTCCAGGGCATCCCATCAGAGCGGCGGCAGATGCTCCGTGACTACATGGCCAAGCTCCCACCCCAAAGGGACACCCCAGGGTGTGCCGCCACACccccctcctcccaggcctccAGCGTCCGGGCCACTCGCTCCCAGCAGCACACACCCGTCCTCTCTGGCTCTCAGCCCCTCCGGAAGAAGCCTCGAATGGGCTTCTGA
- the TAF1C gene encoding TATA box-binding protein-associated factor RNA polymerase I subunit C isoform X3: MLLSSRFLWDHGDVAFAPLGKLMLENFKLEGAGSRTKKKTVVCVKKLLQDLGGHQPWGCPWAYLSNRQRRFSILGGPILGTSVASHLAELLHEELVLRWEQLLLDEACTGGALAWVPGRTPQFGQLVYPAGGALDRLHFQEVVLTPGDNPQFLGNPGRIQLQGPVRQVVTCTVQGETLLAVRSDYHCAVWKFGKQWQPTLLQAMQVEKGATGISLSPHLPGELAICSRSGAVCLWSPEDGLQQIYKDPETLVFRDSSSWRWADFTAHPRVLTVGDRTGVKMLDTQGPPGCGLLLFRLGAEASCQKGERVLLTQYLGHSSPKCLPPTLHLVCTQFSLYLVDERLPLVPMLKWNHGLPSPLLLAQPLPPPRPSCVQPLLLGGQGGQLQLLHLAGEGASVPRLAGPPQSLPSRTDSLPAFPLLEPKIQWRLQERLKAPTIGLAAVVPPVPSAPTPGLVLFQLSAAGDVFYQQLRPQVDSSLRRDAGPPGDTQPDCHAPTASWTSQDTAGCSQWLKALLKVPLAPPVWTAPTFTHRQLLGITELRREEEEGQRLGVLRRAMAQGRLLLQRDLGSLPSAEPPPAPESGPEDKLSERLGEAWAGRGAAWWERQQGRTSGPGRQSRRPKRRTQLSSTFSLSGHVDPSEDTSPPHSPEWPPADALPLSPVTPPSQELTPNVCVQGIPSERRQMLRDYMAKLPPQRDTPGCAATPPSSQASSVRATRSQQHTPVLSGSQPLRKKPRMGF; the protein is encoded by the exons ATGTTACTGAGCAG CCGGTTCCTCTGGGATCATGGAGACGTGGCCTTTGCACCCCTGGGGAAGCTGATGCTGGAGAATTTCAAGCTGGAGGGAGCAGGG AGCCGCACTAAGAAGAAGACAGTGGTCTGTGTGAAGAAGCTGCTCCAGGACCTCGGTGGACACCAGCCCTGGGG GTGTCCCTGGGCTTACCTCAGCAACCGACAGCGCCGCTTCTCTATCCTCGGGGGCCCCATCCTGGGCACATCAGTGGCGAGCCACTTGGCAGAGCTGCTGCACGAGGAGCTGGTGCTGCGGTGGGAGCAGCTGCTTCTGGATGAGGCCTGCACTGGGGGCGCGCTGGCTTGGGTGCCTGGAAGGACACCCCAGTTCGGGCAGCTGGTCTACCCTGCTGGAGGCGCCCTGGACAGGCTGC ATTTCCAAGAGGTCGTTCTGACCCCAGGTGACAATCCCCAATTCCTTGGGAACCCTGGACGCATCCAGCTCCAGGGACCTGTCCGGCAGGTGGTGACATGCACCGTCCAGGGAGAAA CTCTGCTGGCCGTCCGGTCTGACTACCACTGTGCCGTGTGGAAGTTTGGTAAACAGTGGCAGCCAACCCTTCTGCAGGCAATGCAGGTGGAGAAAGGGGCCACAGGGATCAGCCTCAG CCCTCATCTGCCCGGGGAGCTCGCCATCTGCAGCCGCTCAGGAGCTGTCTGCCTGTGGAGCCCCGAGGACGG GCTGCAGCAAATCTACAAGGACCCTGAGACCCTTGTGTTCCGGGACTCCTCTTCCTGGCGTTGGGCAGACTTCACTGCCCACCCTCGGGTGCTGACTGTGGGTGACCGCACTGGAGTGAAGATGCTTGACACTCAG GGCCCGCCGGGCTGTGGTCTGTTGCTTTTTCGTTTGGGGGCAGAGGCTTCGTGCCAGAAAGGGGAACGTGTCCTGCTCACCCAGTACCTGGGGCACTCCAGCCCCAAATGCCTCCCCCCTACTCTCCATCTCGTCTGTACGCAG TTCTCTCTCTACCTAGTGGACGAGCGCCTTCCCCTGGTACCGATGCTGAAGTGGAACCATGGCCTCCCCTCCCCGCTCCTGCTGGCCCAACCGCTGCCTCCGCCCCGGCCCAGCTGCGTGCAGCCCCTGCTCCtcggaggccagggtgggcagctgcagctgttgCACCTGGCAG GAGAAGGGGCGTCAGTGCCCCGCCTGGCAGGCCCCCCCCAGTCTCTTCCTTCCAGGACCGACTCCCTCCCTGCATTTCCTCTGCTGGAGCCTAAGATCCAGTGGCGGCTGCAGGAGCGCCTGAAAGCACCGACCATAG GTCTGGCTGCCGTCGTCCCGCCCGTGCCCTCGGCGCCCACACCAGGCCTGGTGCTCTTCCAGCTCTCAGCGGCGGGAGATGTCTTCTACCAGCAGCTCCGCCCCCAGGTGGACTCCAGCCTCCGCAGAGATGCCGGGCCTCCCGGCGACACCCAACCTGACTGCCATGCCCCCACAGCTTCCTGGACCTCCCAGGACACTGCCGGCTGCAGCCAGTGGCTGAAGGCCCTGCTCAAAGTGCCCCTGGCTCCTCCTGTGTGGACGGCACCCACCTTCACCCACCGCCAGCTGCTGGGCATTACGGAGCTgcggagggaggaagaggaagggcagCGGCTGGGTGTGCTCCGCAGGGCCATGGCCCAAGGGCGGCTCCTGCTGCAGAGAGACCTGGGCTCCCTCCCTTCGGCAGAGCCACCCCCTGCACCCGAGTCAGGCCCAGAGGACAAGCTCAGTGAGCGCCTGGGGGAAGCCTGGGCAGGCCGAGGGGCTGCCTGGTGGGAGAGGCAGCAGGGCAGGACCTCAGGgcccgggagacagagcaggCGGCCCAAGCGCCGGACCCAGCTGTCCAGCACCTTTTCGCTCAGTGGCCATGTGGACCCCTCAGAGGACACCAGCCCCCCTCACAGCCCTGAGTGGCCACCTGCTGATGCTCTGCCCCTTTCCCCTGTGACCCCGCCCTCCCAGGAGTTGACTCCGAATGTGTGTGTCCAGGGCATCCCATCAGAGCGGCGGCAGATGCTCCGTGACTACATGGCCAAGCTCCCACCCCAAAGGGACACCCCAGGGTGTGCCGCCACACccccctcctcccaggcctccAGCGTCCGGGCCACTCGCTCCCAGCAGCACACACCCGTCCTCTCTGGCTCTCAGCCCCTCCGGAAGAAGCCTCGAATGGGCTTCTGA
- the TAF1C gene encoding TATA box-binding protein-associated factor RNA polymerase I subunit C isoform X1, giving the protein MDFPGSLRPALFMTGPLGLSDVPDLSFMCSWQDSLTLPEAQPQNSENRALHVTKDLLWEPATPGPLPMLPPLIDPWDPGLTARDLLFRGGYRYRRRPRVVLDVTEQISRFLWDHGDVAFAPLGKLMLENFKLEGAGSRTKKKTVVCVKKLLQDLGGHQPWGCPWAYLSNRQRRFSILGGPILGTSVASHLAELLHEELVLRWEQLLLDEACTGGALAWVPGRTPQFGQLVYPAGGALDRLHFQEVVLTPGDNPQFLGNPGRIQLQGPVRQVVTCTVQGETLLAVRSDYHCAVWKFGKQWQPTLLQAMQVEKGATGISLSPHLPGELAICSRSGAVCLWSPEDGLQQIYKDPETLVFRDSSSWRWADFTAHPRVLTVGDRTGVKMLDTQGPPGCGLLLFRLGAEASCQKGERVLLTQYLGHSSPKCLPPTLHLVCTQFSLYLVDERLPLVPMLKWNHGLPSPLLLAQPLPPPRPSCVQPLLLGGQGGQLQLLHLAGEGASVPRLAGPPQSLPSRTDSLPAFPLLEPKIQWRLQERLKAPTIGLAAVVPPVPSAPTPGLVLFQLSAAGDVFYQQLRPQVDSSLRRDAGPPGDTQPDCHAPTASWTSQDTAGCSQWLKALLKVPLAPPVWTAPTFTHRQLLGITELRREEEEGQRLGVLRRAMAQGRLLLQRDLGSLPSAEPPPAPESGPEDKLSERLGEAWAGRGAAWWERQQGRTSGPGRQSRRPKRRTQLSSTFSLSGHVDPSEDTSPPHSPEWPPADALPLSPVTPPSQELTPNVCVQGIPSERRQMLRDYMAKLPPQRDTPGCAATPPSSQASSVRATRSQQHTPVLSGSQPLRKKPRMGF; this is encoded by the exons ATGGACTTCCCCGGTTCCCTCCGCCCTGCGTTGTTTATGACTGGCCCCCTTGGTCTGAGCGACGTCCCTGACCTCTCTTTCATGTGCAGCTGGCAAGACTCGCTGACTCTGCCAGAGGCCCAGCCCCAGAACTCAGAG AATCGGGCACTGCATGTGACCAAGGACCTGCTGTGGGAGCCGGCAACCCCTGGGCCTCTCCCTATGCTGCCTCCCCTCATCG ATCCCTGGGACCCTGGCCTGACTGCCCGGGACCTGCTTTTCCGCGGAGGGTACCGGTATCGGAGGCGGCCCCGAGTCGTGCTGGATGTTACTGAGCAG ATCAGCCGGTTCCTCTGGGATCATGGAGACGTGGCCTTTGCACCCCTGGGGAAGCTGATGCTGGAGAATTTCAAGCTGGAGGGAGCAGGG AGCCGCACTAAGAAGAAGACAGTGGTCTGTGTGAAGAAGCTGCTCCAGGACCTCGGTGGACACCAGCCCTGGGG GTGTCCCTGGGCTTACCTCAGCAACCGACAGCGCCGCTTCTCTATCCTCGGGGGCCCCATCCTGGGCACATCAGTGGCGAGCCACTTGGCAGAGCTGCTGCACGAGGAGCTGGTGCTGCGGTGGGAGCAGCTGCTTCTGGATGAGGCCTGCACTGGGGGCGCGCTGGCTTGGGTGCCTGGAAGGACACCCCAGTTCGGGCAGCTGGTCTACCCTGCTGGAGGCGCCCTGGACAGGCTGC ATTTCCAAGAGGTCGTTCTGACCCCAGGTGACAATCCCCAATTCCTTGGGAACCCTGGACGCATCCAGCTCCAGGGACCTGTCCGGCAGGTGGTGACATGCACCGTCCAGGGAGAAA CTCTGCTGGCCGTCCGGTCTGACTACCACTGTGCCGTGTGGAAGTTTGGTAAACAGTGGCAGCCAACCCTTCTGCAGGCAATGCAGGTGGAGAAAGGGGCCACAGGGATCAGCCTCAG CCCTCATCTGCCCGGGGAGCTCGCCATCTGCAGCCGCTCAGGAGCTGTCTGCCTGTGGAGCCCCGAGGACGG GCTGCAGCAAATCTACAAGGACCCTGAGACCCTTGTGTTCCGGGACTCCTCTTCCTGGCGTTGGGCAGACTTCACTGCCCACCCTCGGGTGCTGACTGTGGGTGACCGCACTGGAGTGAAGATGCTTGACACTCAG GGCCCGCCGGGCTGTGGTCTGTTGCTTTTTCGTTTGGGGGCAGAGGCTTCGTGCCAGAAAGGGGAACGTGTCCTGCTCACCCAGTACCTGGGGCACTCCAGCCCCAAATGCCTCCCCCCTACTCTCCATCTCGTCTGTACGCAG TTCTCTCTCTACCTAGTGGACGAGCGCCTTCCCCTGGTACCGATGCTGAAGTGGAACCATGGCCTCCCCTCCCCGCTCCTGCTGGCCCAACCGCTGCCTCCGCCCCGGCCCAGCTGCGTGCAGCCCCTGCTCCtcggaggccagggtgggcagctgcagctgttgCACCTGGCAG GAGAAGGGGCGTCAGTGCCCCGCCTGGCAGGCCCCCCCCAGTCTCTTCCTTCCAGGACCGACTCCCTCCCTGCATTTCCTCTGCTGGAGCCTAAGATCCAGTGGCGGCTGCAGGAGCGCCTGAAAGCACCGACCATAG GTCTGGCTGCCGTCGTCCCGCCCGTGCCCTCGGCGCCCACACCAGGCCTGGTGCTCTTCCAGCTCTCAGCGGCGGGAGATGTCTTCTACCAGCAGCTCCGCCCCCAGGTGGACTCCAGCCTCCGCAGAGATGCCGGGCCTCCCGGCGACACCCAACCTGACTGCCATGCCCCCACAGCTTCCTGGACCTCCCAGGACACTGCCGGCTGCAGCCAGTGGCTGAAGGCCCTGCTCAAAGTGCCCCTGGCTCCTCCTGTGTGGACGGCACCCACCTTCACCCACCGCCAGCTGCTGGGCATTACGGAGCTgcggagggaggaagaggaagggcagCGGCTGGGTGTGCTCCGCAGGGCCATGGCCCAAGGGCGGCTCCTGCTGCAGAGAGACCTGGGCTCCCTCCCTTCGGCAGAGCCACCCCCTGCACCCGAGTCAGGCCCAGAGGACAAGCTCAGTGAGCGCCTGGGGGAAGCCTGGGCAGGCCGAGGGGCTGCCTGGTGGGAGAGGCAGCAGGGCAGGACCTCAGGgcccgggagacagagcaggCGGCCCAAGCGCCGGACCCAGCTGTCCAGCACCTTTTCGCTCAGTGGCCATGTGGACCCCTCAGAGGACACCAGCCCCCCTCACAGCCCTGAGTGGCCACCTGCTGATGCTCTGCCCCTTTCCCCTGTGACCCCGCCCTCCCAGGAGTTGACTCCGAATGTGTGTGTCCAGGGCATCCCATCAGAGCGGCGGCAGATGCTCCGTGACTACATGGCCAAGCTCCCACCCCAAAGGGACACCCCAGGGTGTGCCGCCACACccccctcctcccaggcctccAGCGTCCGGGCCACTCGCTCCCAGCAGCACACACCCGTCCTCTCTGGCTCTCAGCCCCTCCGGAAGAAGCCTCGAATGGGCTTCTGA
- the TAF1C gene encoding TATA box-binding protein-associated factor RNA polymerase I subunit C isoform X4 gives MQVEKGATGISLSPHLPGELAICSRSGAVCLWSPEDGLQQIYKDPETLVFRDSSSWRWADFTAHPRVLTVGDRTGVKMLDTQGPPGCGLLLFRLGAEASCQKGERVLLTQYLGHSSPKCLPPTLHLVCTQFSLYLVDERLPLVPMLKWNHGLPSPLLLAQPLPPPRPSCVQPLLLGGQGGQLQLLHLAGEGASVPRLAGPPQSLPSRTDSLPAFPLLEPKIQWRLQERLKAPTIGLAAVVPPVPSAPTPGLVLFQLSAAGDVFYQQLRPQVDSSLRRDAGPPGDTQPDCHAPTASWTSQDTAGCSQWLKALLKVPLAPPVWTAPTFTHRQLLGITELRREEEEGQRLGVLRRAMAQGRLLLQRDLGSLPSAEPPPAPESGPEDKLSERLGEAWAGRGAAWWERQQGRTSGPGRQSRRPKRRTQLSSTFSLSGHVDPSEDTSPPHSPEWPPADALPLSPVTPPSQELTPNVCVQGIPSERRQMLRDYMAKLPPQRDTPGCAATPPSSQASSVRATRSQQHTPVLSGSQPLRKKPRMGF, from the exons ATGCAGGTGGAGAAAGGGGCCACAGGGATCAGCCTCAG CCCTCATCTGCCCGGGGAGCTCGCCATCTGCAGCCGCTCAGGAGCTGTCTGCCTGTGGAGCCCCGAGGACGG GCTGCAGCAAATCTACAAGGACCCTGAGACCCTTGTGTTCCGGGACTCCTCTTCCTGGCGTTGGGCAGACTTCACTGCCCACCCTCGGGTGCTGACTGTGGGTGACCGCACTGGAGTGAAGATGCTTGACACTCAG GGCCCGCCGGGCTGTGGTCTGTTGCTTTTTCGTTTGGGGGCAGAGGCTTCGTGCCAGAAAGGGGAACGTGTCCTGCTCACCCAGTACCTGGGGCACTCCAGCCCCAAATGCCTCCCCCCTACTCTCCATCTCGTCTGTACGCAG TTCTCTCTCTACCTAGTGGACGAGCGCCTTCCCCTGGTACCGATGCTGAAGTGGAACCATGGCCTCCCCTCCCCGCTCCTGCTGGCCCAACCGCTGCCTCCGCCCCGGCCCAGCTGCGTGCAGCCCCTGCTCCtcggaggccagggtgggcagctgcagctgttgCACCTGGCAG GAGAAGGGGCGTCAGTGCCCCGCCTGGCAGGCCCCCCCCAGTCTCTTCCTTCCAGGACCGACTCCCTCCCTGCATTTCCTCTGCTGGAGCCTAAGATCCAGTGGCGGCTGCAGGAGCGCCTGAAAGCACCGACCATAG GTCTGGCTGCCGTCGTCCCGCCCGTGCCCTCGGCGCCCACACCAGGCCTGGTGCTCTTCCAGCTCTCAGCGGCGGGAGATGTCTTCTACCAGCAGCTCCGCCCCCAGGTGGACTCCAGCCTCCGCAGAGATGCCGGGCCTCCCGGCGACACCCAACCTGACTGCCATGCCCCCACAGCTTCCTGGACCTCCCAGGACACTGCCGGCTGCAGCCAGTGGCTGAAGGCCCTGCTCAAAGTGCCCCTGGCTCCTCCTGTGTGGACGGCACCCACCTTCACCCACCGCCAGCTGCTGGGCATTACGGAGCTgcggagggaggaagaggaagggcagCGGCTGGGTGTGCTCCGCAGGGCCATGGCCCAAGGGCGGCTCCTGCTGCAGAGAGACCTGGGCTCCCTCCCTTCGGCAGAGCCACCCCCTGCACCCGAGTCAGGCCCAGAGGACAAGCTCAGTGAGCGCCTGGGGGAAGCCTGGGCAGGCCGAGGGGCTGCCTGGTGGGAGAGGCAGCAGGGCAGGACCTCAGGgcccgggagacagagcaggCGGCCCAAGCGCCGGACCCAGCTGTCCAGCACCTTTTCGCTCAGTGGCCATGTGGACCCCTCAGAGGACACCAGCCCCCCTCACAGCCCTGAGTGGCCACCTGCTGATGCTCTGCCCCTTTCCCCTGTGACCCCGCCCTCCCAGGAGTTGACTCCGAATGTGTGTGTCCAGGGCATCCCATCAGAGCGGCGGCAGATGCTCCGTGACTACATGGCCAAGCTCCCACCCCAAAGGGACACCCCAGGGTGTGCCGCCACACccccctcctcccaggcctccAGCGTCCGGGCCACTCGCTCCCAGCAGCACACACCCGTCCTCTCTGGCTCTCAGCCCCTCCGGAAGAAGCCTCGAATGGGCTTCTGA